One window of Sardina pilchardus chromosome 2, fSarPil1.1, whole genome shotgun sequence genomic DNA carries:
- the LOC134064392 gene encoding chemokine XC receptor 1-like, whose translation MTDLTTAEYDYDQTSTDYYSDDYEDEMCVKEEVQKFGAIVTTVFFSVVIIFSVLGNILVLVILVKYENLKSMTNAFLLNLALSDLIFTLGLPIWAFDEIYSWVLGETACKAVSFIFDVGYYSSIIFLTTMTIHRYMGVVHPMSVVTSRKSFYCVVTSSVVWVASCLAATPALLKSIYVNNNFNTTHCTYEDSRWKLVETYQRNGFFLISFAVIAFCYTQILLRLFRPNSHTRHKTVRLILIIVVFFFLGWAPYNVALFLQSLVFWELKPFNDCSVSTTVDYVFYVGRLVAFSHCSLNPIFYMFMGTKFRNHLKKLLRSGQHPPA comes from the coding sequence ATGACTGATCTCACAACTGCAGAATATGACTATGACCAGACTTCCACAGATTACTACAGTGATGACTATGAAGATGAAATGTGCGTCAAGGAAGAGGTTCAGAAGTTTGGAGCGATAGTCACGACCGTGTTCTTCTCTGTGGTGATCATTTTCAGCGTGCTTGGGAACATATTGGTCCTTGTGATCCTGGTGAAGTACGAGAACCTGAAGTCCATGACCAATGCCTTCCTACTGAATCTAGCCTTGTCCGACCTCATATTCACCTTGGGGCTGCCGATTTGGGCCTTTGACGAAATCTACTCCTGGGTGTTGGGCGAGACTGCTTGCAAAGCCGTGAGCTTCATCTTTGATGTGGGCTACTACAGCAGCATCATCTTCTTGACCACCATGACCATCCACCGCTACATGGGTGTAGTCCACCCCATGTCCGTGGTCACCTCTAGAAAGAGCTTCTACTGCGTGGTCACGTCTTCTGTCGTGTGGGTGGCCAGCTGCCTGGCTGCCACTCCGGCCCTTCTCAAGTCCATCTATGTcaataacaatttcaacaccACGCATTGCACGTATGAAGACAGCAGATGGAAACTGGTGGAGACTTATCAGCGAAATGgtttttttctcatttctttTGCAGTCATCGCTTTTTGCTACACCCAGATCCTTCTACGACTCTTTCGGCCCAATTCCCACACCAGGCACAAGACCGTGCGGCTCATCCTCATTATTGTGGTGTTCTTCTTCCTGGGCTGGGCGCCCTATAACGTGGCCCTGTTCCTGCAGTCTCTGGTGTTCTGGGAGCTGAAGCCTTTCAACGACTGTAGCGTCAGCACCACGGTGGACTATGTATTTTATGTGGGTCGTCTGGTGGCCTTCTCCCACTGCTCCCTCAACCCCATCTTCTACATGTTTATGGGCACCAAGTTCCGCAACCATCTGAAGAAGCTTCTGAGATCCGGCCAACACCCTCCAGCTTGA